One Halopelagius inordinatus genomic region harbors:
- a CDS encoding DUF7344 domain-containing protein, whose amino-acid sequence MEETEAFRVLGSADRQLLLYELIHSDRGVSEERLARRVAAYRHRSPPESVGSEQVERAHIRLVHVHLPLLRRLDVVERDGDQVTLTDNRSRDQLLEAAAELDGWPPDDLLRLPFS is encoded by the coding sequence ATGGAGGAGACAGAGGCGTTCAGAGTGCTCGGGAGTGCGGACCGGCAACTTCTGCTCTACGAGTTGATACATTCAGACCGAGGGGTGAGCGAAGAGCGACTCGCCCGACGGGTGGCAGCCTACAGACATCGCTCTCCTCCCGAATCGGTCGGTAGCGAACAGGTCGAACGGGCGCACATCCGATTAGTCCACGTCCACCTTCCCCTGTTGCGGAGGCTCGACGTCGTCGAACGAGACGGAGACCAGGTGACGCTCACCGATAACAGATCCAGAGACCAACTACTCGAAGCGGCGGCAGAGTTAGACGGGTGGCCGCCGGACGACTTACTTCGACTCCCCTTCTCGTAG